TTTGCAACATATATAATTAGCCTCAAAATTAAAATATAGATAATAAGTAAAAAATAAAAATTTATATATAAAGGAGAAATGAAAAATGATTTATGATTTTAATGTAAAAGCAGTTAGAGGAAGAGAAGTTTCAATGGAGGATTATAAGGGAAAAGTATTACTAATTGTTAATACTGCTACTGGATGTGGATTTACACCACAATATGAAGGTTTGCAAAAATTATATGACAAATATAAACACAATGGATTTGAAATTTTAGATTTCCCATGTAATCAATTCTTAGAACAAGCACCAGGAAGTGATGAAGAAATAGTTAGTTTCTGTCAATTGAAGTATAGAACAACTTTTAAGACATTTTCAAAAATTGATGTAAATGGAGAAAATGCAAGTGATTTATATAAATATTTGAGAGAACAAGCTCCAAAGGCTGCAGAAGATGAAGCATCAGAAGGTCTTTATGATAAGTTGAAAGGATATGGTTTTTCTACAGATGGAGATGAAATAAAGTGGAATTTCACTAAATTCCTTATTGATAAAGAAGGAAACGTAATTGAAAGATTTGCACCAACATATGAACCAGAAAAAATTGCAGAAAAGATTGAAGAATTACTTAAAAAGTAGCTCACCTTATTTTCTGAGATTATCATAATTATAGAAAAGAAGAAGCTCTTTGTAGGAAGCTTCTTCTTTTTTTTATAGTTATTTGTAATAAGAATGTAATAAAAATAGGACTGAAATATTTAATACCTTATTGTATTAAATATAAGAGAGGAATTTATTTGGTAATTAAATATAAAATTAATATATATATTCAGATTATTATTTATTCTATTGATAATGAGAATTAATAATTGAAATATATTAAAAAGGTACCAAAAACAATAAAAATATTTGTATTATATATCGAGAGGGTAGGAAATATGATGAAAAAAATGTTATTTTATCATATTTTACAATAATAAGGAAGTTTGATCAAACGGATTTTAGATTTAAGGCACATACACAATATTTTGATAATAATTTTAGTTAATATAATTAAAAAATGGAGGGATAATTATGATAAGAAGAGCAAATAAAATAACATCTTTAGTATTAGCAGCGGCGGCAGTGGTATCAATGGTGCCAGCATATGCAGCTGATGTAAAAAAAGTTGAATCAAAGGATGGCACGATATATGGTGCAGTAGCATATAAAAATGGAACAGCTGTAATTGATGCAGAAGTAAATGATAATGATGGAGTTTACTTATATAAAGATGGAAAATACAATAAATTAAATGATATAGATTCTGGTTCAGATTTAGCTGCATATGGAACAAAATATGCAAAAGTTGACGATGGTTCAGATTATAACGTAGATTTAGAAACTGGTAAAGTTTTAGATGATAATATAGTCTCAGATGATGAAGATGATGCAGCATCAGCATTAAGAAAGAGAATTAAAAACGAAGATAGATATAGTGATACTAAAATAGGTAGTGCTTATGGAGATAATGACATTGCAGATTTAACTTTAATCGATGGAAATAAATTTGGTGGTAATTGGTATGAAACAGCGTATGCAGTAGATTCATCTCATAAGACAAGCAATCCAGTTGGAGTACCTCTAAATGCTTATACTATATTTACTGATGCAAAAGGAAATTATATTGATGCAGATTACAATATAGGAAAAATAAAGGTATCAACAACTAGTGCTGGAATAGTAGGTGTAAATCAAGTGACAACATCAGCAGCTGTAACAATTGAAAATACAAAAGATGGTTATAAATTGAGAAATAGCAATGATACCTATGCAGCAATTACTCAATCAAGAGTATTAGGTCAGGATAAAGATAATATTTATAGATATGCTAAAATAAATGTATATTCAGTAGCTGATTCAAATGGATACTTCAATATAAATGGTAAGCCAATGGCTAAAACTGGTGTAGCTACATTTGGAACTAGTACTGTTGATTATATAACATTAGATGTTATACAAAAAATATCTAAGAAGCAAGATTCAAGTGATATTAATGGCGGGAAATATGCTAACAGTGTAACTAATTATATACTAACAAATGATGATGGTGGAGCAGCAACAAGTGACAATCTAAGCTTCAGAAACTTTGTATTGAATTTTGATAATTATTCAAAACAATCTAATACTGTTGTAGGAGCAAGGGTTATTAGTGGTAAATTAGTTCTATTTAAAGTTGATAATTCTTCAAATTTAAGTGGCGATAATGTTATGATTCAAGCTGCTACTTTGAAAAATAAGAATGGATATTACTATGCTGATTCTGAAAACCAAAATACAATTCAAGCAGAATATAGTAAATATTTAGATAAGGTAGCGTTTGATACAGATGTAGATGGAAATATCTATATAATAGATGGTGGATATATTAAAAAGTTTGATGGAACTGATGATTGGAATAAACTTTATAAGGTAGATGGATCTCTAGATGCATTATCTGTTTATGATAAAGATGACATGGTTGCTTGGAGCCAAAATGATGAAGTGTATTCAATAATAGGTGAAAAGAAATCAGATGATAATAAACCAGATGTGGATACTCCGGTAGTAACTGTTGGATGGGTACAAGCTAGTGATGGGTCTTGGTCATACAATAATGCTGATGGAAGTAAGGCTATTGGATGGGTTCAAGATGGTTCAAACTGGTATTACACTAATGGCGCAGGTGTAATGCAAACTGGCTGGTTGAATTTATATGGTACATGGTACTATTTAAATCCAACATCAGATGGTACTAGAGGTGCAATGAAAACTGGATGGCAATATATTGGAGGTACATGGTACTACTTAAATCCAATATCAGATGGTACTAAAGGTGCAATGAAGACAGGATGGCAATATATTGGTGGAGCATGGTACTATTTCAATTGGTCAGGTGCTATGTTAGCTAATACAACAGTTGATGGATATGTATTAGGAAGCAGCGGAGCGTGGATTAGATAACTAATACATTGTAGATATATTATTTGCACAAAAAACTAATACAAATATATTTAATTTATGCCTGCTCTTAGCAAAAATTAAATAAGTTATTTATTAATATTACGTTCCTATAATTTTAATAATTCAGAATATTGCTGGAAACTTCGGTTTCCAGCATTTTTTTTGATTTATAATAATATTGGAAAGAATACATTTAACTAGGCTATAATATAGATAAATAAATTTTGCAATGAAATAACTTAAGTAAGGAAGGATGTTTATTTTGAGGATATTGCATACAGGAGATTGGCATTTGGGTAAAAATTTAGAAGGTATAAGCAGAATGGATGAGCAGGAAGAATTTTTAAATGATTTTGTCGAGATTGTAGAAGAAAATAATATAGATTTAATAATGATTGCAGGGGACGTTTACGATAGTTCTAATCCTCCAGCAAGAGCTGAAAAAATGTTTTATGATACCTTAAAGAGATTATCTAAAAATGGAGAGAGACTTACTTTAGTTATAGCAGGTAATCATGATAACCCTGACAGATTAGTTGCAGCAGGACCTCTAGCAAGAGAACATGGAATAATTATGGTTGGAACGCCTAAAACGGTAGTTCCCTGTGGTGACTATGGAAAACATAAAATATTGGACTCGGGAGAAGGGTTTATTGAAATTGAGATAAATAATGAAAAGACTGTTATATTAACAGTTCCTTATCCAAGTGAAAAGAGATTAAATGAGGTAATTTATAATTATATGGAAGACGAAGAGGAAAAGGCCCAATCATATAGTGAAAAAATATTCTCTTTATTTGATTCATTAAAAAGTCATTATAGAGAAGATACTATTAATTTAGTGATATCACATTTATTTGCTATGGGGAGTGAGGAAAGTGGTTCAGAAAGAAGTATTCAATTAGGAGGAACTTATATTGTTGATGGAAATTGTTTTCCGAAGGAAGCTCAGTATATAGCTTTAGGCCATGTACATAAGCCCCAAGTAGTTCCAGGGACAAATAAAAGAGCTAGATATTGTGGTTCACCAATTCATTACAATAAGAAAGAAATTAATTTTGAGAAAAAATGCTATATTGTCGAGGTTAAGGCCAAGGAAGAAGGTAAAATAGAAGAATTAAATTTAAAAGTATATAAGCCTATAGAAATTTGGAAATGTGCAGATATAGACGATGCCATAGCCAAATGTGAGGAAAATAAGGCTCGCAAGTGTTTTGTTTATTTAGAAATAGAAACTGATAGATATATTAGAGAAGATGAAATAAAACAAATGAAAGAATTAAAAAAGGATATTTTAGAAATAATGCCTAAGATTAAAGGAACAACTGAAGAAGAAGTTGATTTCAATTTAAATGAAAAATCGTTCGAAGAAATATTTATAGATTTCTATACAAAAGAAAGAGGAACAGCACCAGAGGAAGATGTGGTAAGTTTGCTTTTATCAATTATTAATGAAGAAGAAGGGGAAATAAATGAGACCAGTAAGATTGAAGATTAGAGGATTAAACAGTTTTATAGATGAGCAGACTATAGACTTTGATAAATTAACTGATAGAGGTTTTTTTGGCATTTTTGGACCAACAGGTAGTGGGAAATCAACAATTTTAGATGGAATAACTTTAGCGTTATATGGAAACTTGGCTAGAAAAAGTTCTAACTTTATAAATACAAATTGTGATAGGTTAAATGTTAATTTTGAATTTCAAATATCAGGGAGTGAAACTAGAAAATATATTATTGATAGAGAATTTAGAAGGAAAAAAGATGGAAGTATAAATTCTGGAAAATGTAAAATTGTTGATATAACAGATTCAGAAGAAGTTTTGGCAGATAGCGTTAAGAATATGAATAAGAAAGTTGAAGAAATAATAGGTCTTAATTTAGAGGATTTTACAAGAACGGTTGTATTGCCACAAGGTAAATTTAGTGAGTTTTTAAAACTTGAAGGTAAAGACAGACGGGATATGTTAGAAAGGCTATTTAATTTAGAACAATTTGGAGATAATTTAACAAGAAAATTAAACACTAAAATAAGTAAAGAAAGAACAGAAAACAGTGTTTTAATTGGTCAGCTAAGTGTTTATAGTGACATAAGTGATGAAAAGTTAAAGGAAAAACAAGCTGAGTTACAGTTGACTATACTTAATTTAGAAAATTTAAAAAAGGAATTAGATAACATTGAGAAGAATTACAAAGAAAATGAAGAATTATGGAAATTACAATTAGAATTGTTGGAATATAAGAATAAGGAAAAACTTCTAAAGGAAAAAGAAGAAGAAATAAATAAGGATATAGAAAAAATAAGACTAGGAGAAGCTGGAGAAAAAGTTATACCCTATATAAAAGCCTACGAAAATACTAAAAAGGAATTTACCAAAAATGAAGTAGAATTTCAGGACCTAAAGGTAAAGATTGAAAAGATTAAAGAAGAACAAGAAAATATAGAAAAATCATGGAATGAAATAAAAGATAAGAAGGAAAATAAACTCCCACAACTAATGATACAAGAAGAAAAAATTAAAAATGCAATTGAAGAAAAAAAGTTATTAGAAAAAATATTAGCTGAAATAAATATGTTAATGACACATATTGAAGAAGTTAAAATCAAATTGGAAAAAGGACAGAAAGATCTTATTGAAATAGAAAATGAAATTAAAATAAAGGATAAGGAAATCAAAGAGGATGAAAAGAGATATGATGAAATAAAAATTGATGAACTTATCAAGGAAAAGGTACAAGAAGGAATACTTTGTGAAGAAAAAATCAGCAGTTTAAAAAATAATATTAGTAAGGATACAGAAAAGAAAGCTAAAATTGAGAAAGAAAATGATGATATTATAGCAAGTGGTAAAGCCTTAAAAGAAACAATTGAGGAAGCTACAAAAGAATTAGAAGAAAAATTAAATCAACATGAATATTTACTTAATAATCCGCCAGGAGAACAAAAAGATTTATTAAATTTAAAACAGGTCATACTTGAAAATGAACAAAATTGGTCAAATTTTAATAAATTCACTAATGAAATAGCTGCGTCAAAGAAAGAAATAGTAAAATTAAATACTGAAATTGAAAAGATTCAAATGGAAGAGGCAAAGAATAATCAAGAATTAGAAGAGTTAAAAGCAAAAGAAAAGGAGATTATGACAGAAAATATTGCTCATACTCTTAGAATGGAACTGAAAGATGGAGAAGCATGCCCAGTATGTGGAGCTATTCATCATATTAAAGAAAACATAAAAGTTTTGTCAGCAACAGATATCAGTTTAATTGAAAATAAAATTAAAGAAAAAGAAGAGTTTATTAAAGTTGTTAATAATAATATTATCGAAAATCAAACAAAGGTTATTACTTTAAATGAGAAAATTTCTAATAATGAAAGTGAAATAATTAATATTGGAAGTGAATTTAAAGAAAAAACTTTAGAAAAGCTTCAAGAAGAATTTATAAATCTGGAAAAAGCTTTGGAGAATTATAATAAGGATAAAGAAGGTTTAGATAAAATTATTAATGAACTTAAAAATAATATTAATATTAAGAATGGAGAAATAAATGAACTTAGAGCTGTGGTAAGAACTAATATGAAACAGCTTAAGGAATTAGAGGAAAATATTAAAGTTAATACTCAAGAGTTTAACGAATTAAATAATAATGTGAATTTGTTAAAGTCTGAAACTTTAATAACGAATTTTATTGAAAAAAATGAAGAAATTAAGGCGGTTGAGAAAGAAAGAGAAAGATTAGCAAAAAAGATTAAGGAAAATAGAGTAGCAATTGAAAATTTAGAAAATAGAAAAGAAAAATTAAATAATGAGGTTATTTCTATAAAAGAACTATTGGTTAAATATAATGCTGACTTAGCAGCATACGAAAAAAATAGAGATGAAAAACTTTTGGCTATAAGAAGTAAAGTCAGTGAAGAAAGTAACTTAGATAACATGCTTAGTGAAGTACAAGAAAATATAAAAAATATAAATGAAGAATTTTTTAGTGCTCAAAAAAACAAAGATAGAATACAGAAGGAATTTACGGATAATAATGAAAAGCTTATTGATGTAGGCAGCAAATATAAAGAATTAATCAAGAGAAAGAAAGATGAAGAAGCACAATTGGAAGTTTCAATAGATAGTGAGGGTTTTAAGTCTTTAGAAGAGGTAAAAGCAAATCTGATAGAAAAGGAAGAAATTAATAAGTATAAAGAAAAAATAGATGATTATAGAGAAAATTTATCAAAGGTAAAGGGAACAATTGAAAGTTTACTTAATAAGATTGATGGTAAGACGTTGAATGAAGAAGACTATACAAAAGTTAAATTATTAAAAGAACAAAAGGAAATAGAGTTTAGTTCAGTTAATGAAAATAAGATAAAAGTTGACGAAGAACTAAAAAAAATAAAAATTAAACTTAATGAGCAAAGGGAACTTTTTGAAAAAAAGAATAAGTTGGAACACAAATTAGCTTTACTCGGAGATTTAGAAAAGTTATTTAAAGGAAAGAAATTTGTTGAATTTGTAGCTATCAATAAGTTGAAATATATTTCAATTGAAGCTTCTAAAAGGTTGAGAGAAATTACCCATGGAAATTATGGATTAGAAGTAGATGAGAATGGTAAGTTTATGATTAGGGATTATAAGAATGGTGGAGCAGAAAGGGATTCATCTACTTTATCAGGTGGAGAAACTTTCATAGCATCACTATCTTTAGCACTTGCTTTGTCGGCACAGATCCAATTAAAGGGAACAGCACCATTAGAATTGTTTTTCCTTGATGAAGGCTTTGGAACTTTGGATGATGAATTGCTTGAAGTTGTTATGGGTTCATTAGAAAGGATTCATAATGAAAAATTAAAGGTTGGAATAATAAGTCATGTAGAAGCTATAAAAAATAGAGTACCAATTAAGCTTATGATTACACCGGCAGAATGTGGAATGGGTGGAAGTAAAGTTAGAATTGAAAGAAGTTAGAAATGGAAAATGAGCATTAGAATATTTGAAAATCTAATGCTCATTTTATATGGATTTAAATAAATTTATGTTTTAACCTAATATTTGTTTTAAATCTTCATCAGGAGTACTGATTGGTTTTATATCAAAATTATCAATTAAGAATTGTAGTACATTTGGTGTTAAGAATGCAGGGAGGCTTGGCCCAAGATACATTCCTTTGACACCTAATGAAAGTAATGCTAAAAGATCAGCAACAGCTTTTTGTTCATACCAAGAAAGTATTATTGATAAAGGTAAATCATTAACTCCGCAATTAAATGCATCAGCCAAAGCTAAAGCAATTCTAACTGCTGAGTAGGCATCGTTACATTGTCCAACATCTAGTAAACGAGGAAGTCCAGCAACTTCACCAAATTCTAATTTGTTGAAACGATATTTTCCACATGCCAATGTAAGAATAATAGAATCCTTTGGAACTTTTTCAGCAAATTCAGTATAATAATTTCTGCCTGGCTTAGCTCCATCACAACCTCCGATTAAGAAGAAATGCTTAACCTTTCCATCTTTAACTGCATTTATTATTGTTTCAGCATGGCTTAAGGTTGCTTTGTGGCCAAAACCAACAAGAATTTCTTTAACTTCTTCGTCCTCTTTGAATCCACCTAATTCTAAAGCCTTATTTATAACTTCTGAAAAATCCTTATGTCCATTTTCATCTTTTTCTATATGTTTAATTCTATCCCAGCCAACTACACTTGTTGAGAAAAGTCTGTCTTGGTATGAATCTTTTGGTTTCATCAAGCAATTAGTAGTCATTAAAATGCATCCAGGAATGTTATCAAATTCTTTTTGTTGATTTTGCCATGCACTTCCAAAATTACCTACTAAGTGCGGATATTTGTTTAATTCAGGATATCCATGAGAAGGTAACATTTCACCATGAGTATAAATGTTTATACCTTTACCTTCAGTTTGCTGTAATAACATCTCTAAATCCTTTAAATCGTGTCCGGAAACTATTATAAATGGTCCTTTCTTTATGTTTACATTAACCTTTGTAGGTGTTGGTGAACTATAAAGACCATTATTAGCAGTGTCCAGAGTTTCCATGATTTTAACGCTCTTTTCTCCAGTTTCAACTAATAACTTAATTAAATCATCAAGAGTTAAATCGTTATCAGTTAAAGCAGCTAAAGCTTTGAAATAAAAATTATCTACTTCATCACTACTATGTTTTATAAATCTTGCTTGATGTGAATATGCTGAAATTCCTTTTAAACCATATTTGATAGTTTCTCTAACTGAACGGATATCAGGATTTAAATTCTCATCATACATGATTCCAGCTTTTTTAGCATCTTCAAGCATAGCTTCAGTGGAAGCAGCTAGATCATATAAAGCTTCAGGAGCTTTTATGCCGTCAGTACTTACTTTTTTTCTTAGAGCTTCTTTAATTTCTTGAGATTTTTTTAGTTTAGTCAAATGAGCAGCAGGGTCAAAATTAACATTAGTTAATGTCATAAATAATGAATCCTCGACAAAAGAAACTATTGTTTTATCAATTACTTCACCCTTTTTTATAAGTTCATTAGCGTAAATACTAATTCCCTTTAATTGATAAATTAATAGATCTTGCATAGCTGCAATTTCAGGCGTTTTTCCACATACTCCTACTTTTGTACATCCTTTACCGCCAGCAGTTTGTTCACATTGAAAACAAAACATTTCTTGAACCATAATATCAATCCCCTCACTTATGATTTTTTTGAATATTCTCACTATTATTTTACACTAAAGATGTTAATAAATACAATAAGATATCAAAAAAAAGGAATAATTTTGTATGTTGAGGGAATTTTATAGTATTATTGCTTGAAAAAACTATTAAACATTAAGGTTTTCTAATTAATAATACTTTAATTAAAGTTATAAACTAAAAAGCTTCTTTATTTCTTCATATTTTTCATGAGTAAGTAAAGCATCTTTTTCTGTATTTTTTAGTTTAACTATATAGGTCCATCTGCCGTAAGGATAGATTTTTGTTATTAAAGATAAATTTATGATGTATGATTTGTGACTCCTAAAGAATTGAGAATGATCCAATTTTTCTTCTATTTCTGATAAAGAAATAGAAGTAGTGAAACTATCACTTTGTGTATATATAACGGTAGAACTATCCTCTCTTTGAATTAAGACTATTTCCTTTGTATCTACAAAGCTTATACCTTCCTTATTTTTTATCATAAGCTTATCGAGACCTTTTTCATGTTTTATTATTTTATCTATACCATCTTCATAGTTTGGTTTATTTAATGTTTTAATTCTATCTAAAGTATGAAGCACTCTTTCTATTTTAAAGGGCTTTACCAAATAATCGAAAGCATATAGCTGGAAAGCATCTGACATATATTCTTGATGAGCCGTTGCAAAGATGATTATAGTTTTTGGATCTATATCTGTTAGTATTTTAGCACAATCAATTCCGTTACAACCAGGCATTTCAATATCAAAGAACACCACTTCAGGGCGATGCTCTTTGAATATTTTTATAGCCTCTTCACCGTTATCTGTATCACCAACAACCTCGAAGCCACTAGATTTATCTAATATTTTTTTTATTATGGTTCTCATTCCTTGTTCGTCATCAACTATAAGCACTTTTATATTCATATAAAATTCTCCTAATATTTAAAATCTTCGTCTTTGCCTTCTGGTTTTACTTCTTGGTTTACCAACTATTTCAGAAAGGATAATAGCTTGTTGAAGCTTAACCGATGTAAGTTCTTGAGTAATAGAATCAATAACACCTTGTGGATTTGAAGAAGCAGATTGCTGTTTATTATAGCTAGAGTTAGCTTCAGTATAGTCTTTATTATCACCTACTGGAATACTAACATCTGATGCTCCGTTATCATCTTCAGGCCTTAAGGAAGTGCTAATGGTAAATTCGTTTTTTGGAAGAGTGCCAAAAGGGTATTGAAAATTAACGCGTAGTCCTATTTTATCATTTGTAATAAAAGAATCTTTAAGGGCAGTTAAGGTACTCTTGAATATTTCATTAGATTTCATCTTTTTAACCTCCTAGGAGAAGAGTTTTTATTTCATTTTTTTATTATCATTATTAGAAATCTGAGTTTTATTGCCAGCGCTGGATATTGAACTTCTCATACTTGTATCTGCAATAACATTTTGCATGTCATAATAATCCATTATTCCAAGCTTTCCTTCTCTAAGAGCATAAGCCATTGCCTTAGGTACTTCAGATTCAGCTTCTACAACAGCAGCTCTCATTTCATGTTCTTTAGCTACTGCCATTGCTCTTCTTTCTTCAGCTTTAGCTTGTGCTATATTCTTATCAGCTTCTGCTTGTAAGGTTTGAAGCTGTGCACCTATATTTCTTCCTACATCCACATCAGCAATATCTATAGATAGAATTTCGAAGGCAGTACCAGCATCTAAGCCTTTACTTAATACAGTTTTTGAAATTGCATCTGGATTTTCTAATACTATTTTATGACTAGTAGAAGATCCCACTGTAGTTACTATACCTTCACCAACCCTTGCTAAAATAGTTGCTTCACCAGCACCACCAACTAGTCTTTCAAGGTTAGCTCTAACAGTAACTCTTGCTTTAACTAATAGTTCAATACCATCTTTTGCAACTGCTGAAACATTTGGAGTTTCAATTACTTTAGGATTAACACTCATTTTAACAGCTTCTAAAACATCTCTACCAGCTAAATCAATTGCAGCTGCTTTTTCAAATTGCAAGTCTATATCGGCTCTATGGGCTGCAATTAATGCATTTACAACATTATCAACATTACCACCTGCTAGATAGTGAGCTTCTAATTGATTAACAGTTAATCCCATGCCAGCTTTTGTAGATTTAATAAGTGGGATTACAATTTTTGAAGGTACAACTCTCCTTAACCTCATACCGATTAAGTTAAAGATACTTACTTGGACATTTGCTGCTAAAGACGATATCCATAATCCTATTGGTATAAATGTTATAAATAAAAATACTAAACATACGACTGCTATTGCTACAATAATTAAATTAATCATTAATAATCTCTCCTTTAAATTAATATTTTTTAACTAGTAATTGGTCAATTTTGATTAAAATTGACAAGTTAATTAATCTTTAGTTTTTTTCACCAATAGCTTTACACCACTAACTTTAAATATTTCAACCTTAGTGCCAGAAGAAATATACTCTCCATCAGAAATTACATCAAATTTTACTCCATCTATATCGATCGAACCAGATGGTCTTAAATCAGTAAGTGCAATTCCTTTTTTACCAAGTAAATAGTCTAAATCAGAAGAGCTAATATATCCATGTTCCTTTCTTTGTACATCTGGTAATATTAACGGTTTGAAAAATTTACCTTTAGTGAAAAAAGTCAGAACTACACCGAGCATAATTCCGAGGATGGCTAAGATTCCTAATGTCATAACTAAACCTTCTGCGAAATTTTGAGCTGTTAGTGCGACTGCTAAGATTAAACAAATGGCACCTAGAATGCCTGGAATTCCAAAGCCAGGAATGTGCATTTCTAAAAATACAAGACCAAAGCCTATTATTAACAATAATAAGGTTAAAAGCGTTATATCAGGTAAAAATGTGCTCATGTTTTTGTACCACCTTTCATTTCAGATTTAGTGTATGATTAACAATAAACTGTTATGCTTCTATATGTTTATATTAACTCTATTAAAAAAGAATGATAAGATAAATTTTCTGAATTATACACTTTTAATTCTAAAATGTCATTTGATATAGATTAAAGAAGAAATTGAAGAGCATAATTTAAATTAATTTCAAGATTAATTATTTTTTTGGAATAACTACTTCAAAGGAAGTTCTTTGAATTGTCGATATAACAGAAATTGTACCAGAAAAGTTTTCAATAATTTCTTTAACTATAGCGAGTCCCATACCATCTCCTTTGTTACCTTTAGTGGTAAAACCTGCATCATATATTTTATCTATAATATCTTTAGGTATCATATTTCCATTATTTGAGATGTTAATTCTAATATTTTCTAAGTCTTCTGAAAATTCCACTAGGATGTATTTATTATCAGGCTTTTCTTTTAAAGAAAATATAGCATTGTCTATTATATTTCCAATAATTCTACAAAACTCCCAAGGTTCAATATTAAGGTATTGTAAATCACTTTTTATTTCCAGTTCCATGTCTATATTATTTTTTTCAGCCACTTGTAATTTTGCTTGGAGTAGTGCATTTACAGCAGGTTTTGAGGTCTTCAAAGCTTTACTAACTCTTATTATGTCTTTATAAACTGGCTCTATATATCTTCGTGCTTCATCATATTCTTCAAGTTCCATCAATGAATAAATAACTTGAATATGATTTAAATAATCATGTCTTTGAGTTCTTAATGTTTTGTTAAGTGCTTCAAGATAATTTAATGTATCGATTAAATTATTATTCCCTTTTTTAAACAAAAGATTATAAAATATTATGCCAGTAATTATGCTATTAACACCTATGCTTATAGCGATAACATTAAGAATAAAATTACCTTCAATCATATAAGGATTCTTGTATTTGTAATATATAAATAATGTAATAGAAATTATTTGTATTAAATTTAAGAATATAGATACCAATACTATCTTAGATATGTTATACACTTGTTTTTTTATTGCCATGAATTTTCACCCCCTAATATATAAATGAAAAATATATATTAAAATATTTTGTTTATATTAACATTGTAACTTATTAAAAAAAGTTTGGATAATTTTTGAAGTAAAAAAAATAAATTTATTTATACACTAGTACTTTTATGAAGTGTTATAATAAAGTGAACTTAACAAAACATTATGATAAAATTTTATATATTATAACGATAAAAGTATTTTTAAACACCGGTAAATATTGTATACTATATAAGAGAACAAAACAGAGAGGGGATTAAAAATGAATTATAAAGAAAAATACAAT
The window above is part of the Clostridium saccharoperbutylacetonicum N1-4(HMT) genome. Proteins encoded here:
- the hcp gene encoding hydroxylamine reductase, with translation MVQEMFCFQCEQTAGGKGCTKVGVCGKTPEIAAMQDLLIYQLKGISIYANELIKKGEVIDKTIVSFVEDSLFMTLTNVNFDPAAHLTKLKKSQEIKEALRKKVSTDGIKAPEALYDLAASTEAMLEDAKKAGIMYDENLNPDIRSVRETIKYGLKGISAYSHQARFIKHSSDEVDNFYFKALAALTDNDLTLDDLIKLLVETGEKSVKIMETLDTANNGLYSSPTPTKVNVNIKKGPFIIVSGHDLKDLEMLLQQTEGKGINIYTHGEMLPSHGYPELNKYPHLVGNFGSAWQNQQKEFDNIPGCILMTTNCLMKPKDSYQDRLFSTSVVGWDRIKHIEKDENGHKDFSEVINKALELGGFKEDEEVKEILVGFGHKATLSHAETIINAVKDGKVKHFFLIGGCDGAKPGRNYYTEFAEKVPKDSIILTLACGKYRFNKLEFGEVAGLPRLLDVGQCNDAYSAVRIALALADAFNCGVNDLPLSIILSWYEQKAVADLLALLSLGVKGMYLGPSLPAFLTPNVLQFLIDNFDIKPISTPDEDLKQILG
- a CDS encoding LytR/AlgR family response regulator transcription factor; protein product: MNIKVLIVDDEQGMRTIIKKILDKSSGFEVVGDTDNGEEAIKIFKEHRPEVVFFDIEMPGCNGIDCAKILTDIDPKTIIIFATAHQEYMSDAFQLYAFDYLVKPFKIERVLHTLDRIKTLNKPNYEDGIDKIIKHEKGLDKLMIKNKEGISFVDTKEIVLIQREDSSTVIYTQSDSFTTSISLSEIEEKLDHSQFFRSHKSYIINLSLITKIYPYGRWTYIVKLKNTEKDALLTHEKYEEIKKLFSL
- a CDS encoding SbcC/MukB-like Walker B domain-containing protein, which gives rise to MRPVRLKIRGLNSFIDEQTIDFDKLTDRGFFGIFGPTGSGKSTILDGITLALYGNLARKSSNFINTNCDRLNVNFEFQISGSETRKYIIDREFRRKKDGSINSGKCKIVDITDSEEVLADSVKNMNKKVEEIIGLNLEDFTRTVVLPQGKFSEFLKLEGKDRRDMLERLFNLEQFGDNLTRKLNTKISKERTENSVLIGQLSVYSDISDEKLKEKQAELQLTILNLENLKKELDNIEKNYKENEELWKLQLELLEYKNKEKLLKEKEEEINKDIEKIRLGEAGEKVIPYIKAYENTKKEFTKNEVEFQDLKVKIEKIKEEQENIEKSWNEIKDKKENKLPQLMIQEEKIKNAIEEKKLLEKILAEINMLMTHIEEVKIKLEKGQKDLIEIENEIKIKDKEIKEDEKRYDEIKIDELIKEKVQEGILCEEKISSLKNNISKDTEKKAKIEKENDDIIASGKALKETIEEATKELEEKLNQHEYLLNNPPGEQKDLLNLKQVILENEQNWSNFNKFTNEIAASKKEIVKLNTEIEKIQMEEAKNNQELEELKAKEKEIMTENIAHTLRMELKDGEACPVCGAIHHIKENIKVLSATDISLIENKIKEKEEFIKVVNNNIIENQTKVITLNEKISNNESEIINIGSEFKEKTLEKLQEEFINLEKALENYNKDKEGLDKIINELKNNINIKNGEINELRAVVRTNMKQLKELEENIKVNTQEFNELNNNVNLLKSETLITNFIEKNEEIKAVEKERERLAKKIKENRVAIENLENRKEKLNNEVISIKELLVKYNADLAAYEKNRDEKLLAIRSKVSEESNLDNMLSEVQENIKNINEEFFSAQKNKDRIQKEFTDNNEKLIDVGSKYKELIKRKKDEEAQLEVSIDSEGFKSLEEVKANLIEKEEINKYKEKIDDYRENLSKVKGTIESLLNKIDGKTLNEEDYTKVKLLKEQKEIEFSSVNENKIKVDEELKKIKIKLNEQRELFEKKNKLEHKLALLGDLEKLFKGKKFVEFVAINKLKYISIEASKRLREITHGNYGLEVDENGKFMIRDYKNGGAERDSSTLSGGETFIASLSLALALSAQIQLKGTAPLELFFLDEGFGTLDDELLEVVMGSLERIHNEKLKVGIISHVEAIKNRVPIKLMITPAECGMGGSKVRIERS